CTAACAGAACTAGGCTTCCCCGACATCCTCCAGCGTCAGGAAAGCCTCTCTACGTCATGTGACGACTCGCAGTCACCATGCCCCTCTCCAGCTTTGACGACCCCTGACCCGCCGAGAGGAAGCCCACTGGTAAAAGGGCAGCCATCCAAGCAGGCCCGTACTTCACCTGGGCTCCAGGCAAGTACTGGTCTCCAGGCATCACCAGGTCAACAGCTACAATTATCACAGAGTGGACAGAAGGCTGGTGGTGTGGAGACCCCCGTGGAAGGTGGTGGCAAAAAAACGCCGGTGCCCAAACAGCAACCGGTGGAGAGCGAGTCTGATGATAGCGATGTGTCGGTGGTCTgccaggaagaggaagaagatgaggatgagAATGAAGAAAGTCTCGACAATGGTATGGCATGCTTTCGACGAGTATGATGATGCAAAATAAGATTAACTGCACTTTTTACATGTAACAGCAAAataattgttattattgtgaACAAAAAGACGAGATTGCAACAACACCTCACCCATCCTTGTCTTTGCAGAGTCGGCAAATTCCGTCGACTACGTCTGCAGTGTATGCGGGCTGCGACTGCCCTCCGACTTCAAGCTGCAGGACCACATGAACTTGCACACGGGAGCGCGCCCGTACAGCTGCGCCGAATGCGGCAAGCGCTTCTCGCAGATCCACAACTACCGTGTGCACCTCCGCACGCACGCCGCCAACAAGGTGGACCGGCCGCACTGCCGCATCTGCCTCATGTCGTTTGCCTCGGATAAATCTCTGGAGCACCACCTGTCCAATACTCACTTTGAGAGTCAGTTCTACGAATGCGACCTGTGCAAGCGCGTGTTCACCAACCTGAAGGCCTGCGAGCATCACGTGGAACTGCACAAATCCATGCCTAAGGTTGTCTGCGAAAAATGCGGCCGCCATTTTACCCAGGCCAAATCACTCAAGCGCCACCAGAAGAAGGCGTGCTACCGCATCTACAAATGCACCGACTGCTCCGAGACGTTCAGCAACAAGGACGCGCTCCTCAAACACAGCTTCACCCACCTTGGCCTGTTGCCTTACACGTGCGTAAGGTGCCGCTGTCACTTTCGCCTAGCCAACCTCTACCGCCAGCACAAGTGCGAACCCTGGCGCATCCACTGCGTGGCTTGTCTCAGAGAGTTTTCAAGTCAGGGGGACTTCCTGCGACACAAGAAGGACACCGGCTGCTGGGGCAGCAGTGAGGTCAAAGGGGACGAGATCCGATGTCTGGAGTGCGGCCTCAGCTTTCACACCCCCGACGAGCTAAAGAACCACGCTGGAGCTCACCAGAGGGTCCTCAAATGTGCCGAGTGTGGGAAGGGATTCCGCTCGGCCTTGTTGCTGATGTCCCACATGGGCGGCCATGCCGGCAACTCTCCTTGCCTCTGTCAGAGCTGTGGACTGGGCTTTCCCCATCAGCAGAACTACAACAGCCACCTGAAGACATGTGGCCAAACACCCCAGCCTGCTAAACCTGCGGTAAGTGTAGACTGGGAATCAACCTTGATAAGATTTTTTGTTATCATCAATGATTTGTTTGTTACCACTTTAGTTTCtatcaatcagcaaataaatcGAAACAGCTTGCTTTGACATGTGCTCATTTGAAATGCgtcatttttcaatatttttttttcccaccccgCTTTAGACTGTCTCAAAGAAGAAGGGCGATCTCGAGACCTTTTCAACCACAAATGATACACCCCCCGATCCAACCCATGTGCTAAACCGCTTGGCCGTACCCGCCACCAACTCTGCTCTTCTCCAGCTCACGAGAGGGGACGATTCCACCCCAGATGGCTGTTGGAAGCTCACCCTTGATAAAATACCACCGCCTGGTACTAATCTCGTCCTGTTAGTTCCCACAAACGGCGACAACCTGACACTTCCACCCGGGATCGCGCAGGTAGTACCAGAAGTCCAAAATCAAGCAGGGATTCCTGCTGATCAACACCCCGGCATCTGGCCTACGATCCAAGATGCAGAGTGTGAACCAATGGATTTATCCAACAAAGATTCCACTCCAACACCTCCTGCTGTGATTAAAAGTGAGCCGCTGGCGTACGAGGTGGCGGGACAAGAATTGAATAACTGTGTTATGGATCTCTCAACAACGTCCCCCGTAATCAAAACTGAGCCTCAATCTTCTGACTCAATGTAGAGGCCGTAGCAGGAAATTAAAGTGGAGGTTGACTTTTTAACACTCCAAAAGAGACAGTAATACAATATAATGCCTACATTCAACAGACTTCTAGATGATATTTTGTGTCTTCGGCAATACTCGCATCTTTTAGGTTAATATATGTATAGTTCTTGATATAAAAAACAT
This DNA window, taken from Syngnathus acus chromosome 16, fSynAcu1.2, whole genome shotgun sequence, encodes the following:
- the wu:fe05a04 gene encoding zinc finger protein 79, translated to MSVQYTIDIQLTELGFPDILQRQESLSTSCDDSQSPCPSPALTTPDPPRGSPLVKGQPSKQARTSPGLQASTGLQASPGQQLQLSQSGQKAGGVETPVEGGGKKTPVPKQQPVESESDDSDVSVVCQEEEEDEDENEESLDNESANSVDYVCSVCGLRLPSDFKLQDHMNLHTGARPYSCAECGKRFSQIHNYRVHLRTHAANKVDRPHCRICLMSFASDKSLEHHLSNTHFESQFYECDLCKRVFTNLKACEHHVELHKSMPKVVCEKCGRHFTQAKSLKRHQKKACYRIYKCTDCSETFSNKDALLKHSFTHLGLLPYTCVRCRCHFRLANLYRQHKCEPWRIHCVACLREFSSQGDFLRHKKDTGCWGSSEVKGDEIRCLECGLSFHTPDELKNHAGAHQRVLKCAECGKGFRSALLLMSHMGGHAGNSPCLCQSCGLGFPHQQNYNSHLKTCGQTPQPAKPATVSKKKGDLETFSTTNDTPPDPTHVLNRLAVPATNSALLQLTRGDDSTPDGCWKLTLDKIPPPGTNLVLLVPTNGDNLTLPPGIAQVVPEVQNQAGIPADQHPGIWPTIQDAECEPMDLSNKDSTPTPPAVIKSEPLAYEVAGQELNNCVMDLSTTSPVIKTEPQSSDSM